One genomic window of Branchiostoma floridae strain S238N-H82 chromosome 4, Bfl_VNyyK, whole genome shotgun sequence includes the following:
- the LOC118412851 gene encoding cytochrome P450 2D6-like translates to MSIMSVLLALTWPWSLQALLVGVVVIITTVLCKRSSIPGLPPGPRGLPLVGNLFSMTKDMPLVFQEWSKKYGDVFTVYMFRQPRVVLNGFRAIRETLVTNADVFSSRPPTSILGPDQNAKGLILEPYTPRFKEQKKFTMSALRDFGVGKRSMEGKILEEVRALIDVITKTENQAFSISRLLKNTTSNVICSLVFGSRYEYDDVKGNELLLMIEQTFSTKAFDLLPIAFPAARMIPSLKKATERYQNNQRKILQHIREEIAKHKETFDRNDIRDFLDAFLLEATKREGDQNSTFTEEQLVSLVRQLFLAGSDTTANTLHWAVLFMILHPDIQQKVHQEIDSVVGPNQDPSMEHRSKMPYTEATLSEISRMAATVPMAPRHFTTSDIFLRGYHIPKATRVEVNIWSVLRDPQLWPEPYKFDPTRFLDGSGKFVRREELILFSMGRRLCPGERLAKVELFLIFTSLLQRFTFKPPEGSRMPSADGVFSVVHSPAPFQMVAEPRKKK, encoded by the exons ATGTCGATCATGAGTGTTCTGCTGGCCCTCACCTGGCCATGGAGCCTCCAGGCGTTGCTAGTTGGCGTTGTGGTCATCATCACGACGGTGCTGTGTAAGCGGTCTTCAATACCCGGCTTGCCGCCCGGACCGAGAGGACTTCCGCTGGTGGGGAACCTGTTCAGCATGACTAAG GATATGCCTTTGGTTTTCCAAGAGTGGTCTAAGAAGTACGGAGACGTCTTCACCGTGTACATGTTTCGCCAGCCAAGGGTTGTTCTGAATGGCTTTAGGGCCATCCGCGAGACTTTGGTGACGAACGCAGATGTTTTCTCCAGCCGTCCTCCGACTTCTATTCTAGGGCCAGACCAGAATGCAAAAG GATTGATCCTTGAACCATACACTCCTCGATTTAAGGAGCAGAAGAAGTTCACCATGTCCGCTCTCCGGGACTTCGGTGTTGGCAAGAGGAGCATGGAAGGGAAGATTCTAGAAGAGGTACGAGCCCTCATCGATGTCATCACAAAGACAGAAAACCAGGCCTTTTCCATCTCTAGGCTGTTGAAGAATACAACTTCCAATGTCATCTGCTCACTCGTCTTCGGTTCTCGCTACGAGTACGATGATGTCAAGGGTAACGAACTTCTACTGATGATCGAGCAAACGTTCTCTACTAAGGCCTTTGATTTGCTGCCAATCGCCTTTCCAGCGGCTCGTATGATTCCTAGTTTAAAGAAGGCAACAGAACGGTATCAAAACAACCAACGCAAGATTCTGCAGCACATCCGGGAGGAGATAGCAAAACACAAGGAAACGTTTGACCGGAATGACATCAGGGACTTTTTAGACGCATTCCTTCTAGAAGCTACAAAGCGAGAGGGAGACCAGAATTCGACCTTCACCGAAGAGCAACTTGTTTCG CTCGTCCGCCAACTGTTCTTGGCAGGTAGTGACACAACAGCAAACACCTTGCACTGGGCCGTACTGTTCATGATTCTCCATCCGGACATCCAGCAGAAAGTACATCAGGAGATAGACAGCGTGGTAGGACCGAACCAGGACCCCTCCATGGAACATCGCAGCAAG ATGccctatacagaggccaccttgAGTGAAATAAGCAGGATGGCAGCAACGGTTCCAATGGCACCTCGACACTTTACCACCAGTGATATATTCCTCAGGGGTTACCACATTCCCAAG GCTACACGAGTGGAGGTAAACATCTGGTCGGTGCTGCGCGACCCACAGCTCTGGCCCGAGCCGTACAAGTTTGACCCGACACGCTTTCTTGACGGGTCCGGGAAGTTTGTTAGGAGGGAGGAACTGATCCTGTTTTCTATGG GTCGTCGCCTCTGTCCTGGTGAACGGCTAGCCAAGGTGGAGCTGTTCCTGATCTTCACCTCCCTGTTACAGCGCTTCACCTTCAAACCGCCAGAGGGCAGCCGCATGCCGTCTGCCGATGGGGTCTTTTCAGTTGTACATTCCCCGGCACCATTTCAAATGGTCGCTGAACCAAGGAAGAAAAAATGA
- the LOC118414462 gene encoding N-fatty-acyl-amino acid synthase/hydrolase PM20D1.2-like has translation MSAAQKLLQWVGVPLVCVVVIVVVRTATFPSYQTRPPPCNATDEDFIPATEDRLNRLSRAITFRTISYEPGRGTPEELLKFIAFIRDSFPVVHSSPLVTREVVGNYSLLYRVEGSDRSLKPGLLAAHLDVVPVTEEPGWEAEPFSGQRKDGFMYGRGTIDCKHNVMGQMEALEFHLKRGHRPRRTLYLAYGHDEEVLGLYGAKQIAKLLADRGVKLEFLLDEGFSVTKEYVPGVAKKVALLSVTEKGYLTVKLSVRMKGGHGSMPEKESAIGVLSQAVTNLHRNPQPNLWGSGPEREFAEHLATEMSLPHRVMISNLWLFTPIIRWFLAQKAGTNALCRTTTAVTRFNAGIKDNVIAPEAVAIVNHRVHPRQTIQEVVDHDVKVINDPRVKVEVVAALVPAPISPSGPESPAFMTIQESIQQVYPDSLVAPYVLLGNTDTQHYWNLTSAIYRFSPNVMGPEDFARFHGVNERISIEDYGRVMNFYFHLMRNVDKPLVVRRHEHDGDL, from the exons ATGTCTGCTGCACAAAAGCTGTTGCAGTGGGTCGGCGTCCCTTTGGTGTGTGTGGTCGTGATTGTGGTGGTCCGAACCGCCACGTTCCCTTCCTACCAGACACGCCCACCGCCCTGTAACGCTACAGATGAAGATTTTATCCCCGCCACCGAAGATAGGCTCAACAGGCTCAGCCGGGCAATAACCTTCCGCACCATCTCGTACGAACCGGGGCGAGGAACGCCCGAGGAGCTGCTCAAGTTTATCGCCTTTATACGCGACAGTTTCCCCGTTGTTCACTCCTCCCCGCTGGTGACGAGAGAGGTAGTTGGGAACTACAGTCTACTGTACCGCGTGGAGGGTTCGGACCGCTCCCTGAAGCCTGGTCTCCTGGCAGCTCACCTGGATGTAGTACCCGTGACCGAGGAACCTGGCTGGGAAGCTGAGCCGTTTTCTGGGCAGCGTAAAGACGGGTTCATGTACGGCAGGGGGACCATAGACTGCAAACATAACGTCATGGGACAAATGGAGGCGCTGGAGTTTCACCTGAAGAGGGGTCATCGACCGAGACGAACCTTGTACCTTGCGTACGGACACGACGAAGAGGTTTTAGGTCTCTACGGTGCGAAGCAGATTGCAAAACTGTTGGCGGATCGCGGAGTAAAATTGGAGTTTCTTCTAGATGAGGGTTTTAGCGTAACTAAAGAATACGTACCAGGAGTGGCAAAGAAAGTGGCCCTACTTAGCGTCACGGAGAAGGGCTACTTGACGGTAAAGCTCAGTGTACGGATGAAAGGAGGACACGGGTCCATGCCTGAGAAAGAGTCCGCTATAGGCGTTCTGTCTCAGGCGGTTACCAACTTACACAGGAACCCACAGCCAAACCTCTGGGGGTCGGGTCCAGAGCGGGAGTTCGCTGAGCACCTTGCTACCGAAATGAGCCTTCCCCATCGCGTGATGATTTCTAACCTGTGGCTCTTTACCCCCATCATTCGATGGTTTCTGGCTCAAAAGGCCGGTACTAACGCTCTATGCCGCACCACCACGGCCGTCACACGATTTAACGCCGGGATTAAAGATAACGTTATCGCTCCCGAAGCAGTCGCCATCGTGAACCACCGAGTTCATCCCAGACAGACGATACAGGAAGTGGTAGATCACGACGTCAAGGTTATCAACGACCCCAGGGTCAAAGTGGAAGTTGTGGCGGCTCTGGTCCCTGCACCCATCTCTCCGAGTGGTCCCGAGTCTCCAGCATTCATGACGATACAGGAAAGCATCCAACAGGTCTACCCAGACTCGCTTGTGGCTCCCTATGTTCTGTTGGGCAACACAG ATACTCAACACTACTGGAACCTCACGAGCGCCATCTACCGGTTCTCTCCTAACGTCATGGGCCCAGAAGACTTCGCGAGATTTCACGGCGTGAACGAGAGGATCTCCATCGAGGACTACGGGAGGGTGATGAACTTTTATTTCCACCTGATGAGGAACGTTGATAAACCCTTGGTGGTGAGGAGACACGAGCATGATGGGGATTTGTAA
- the LOC118414716 gene encoding uncharacterized protein LOC118414716, which yields MFVSRRYFYHLLKRMVYITKRRRLFLAAVLTVSLCAVLHLNLATRIYIGVTAFSYMEPLLQLKTPMAVHHNSKYDGHTADVTACVIEPSLLLCDGIGFGALVLQTIDDITTCLAQGFTPTVIWTDCDYCGPPGHGKNYWTWYFEAVNEGIEQRTKTRVCVMPGFYNLVSKSPYLTRRGAVGELYDFRFADMEHKVTTYIQPITAETRALVNHVISGYVKPAARFHNTVNAFYKSFMAETVNIGVHVRLDEGHIEEMGYFGQKTPGLEDFVRVVRQLITNATPTARNAGKELRIFLACDLDEVLGVFKAEFGDDKVLNIQAARGDDFKLKLKVKDKDSARSIGDEVFTDILLLSKCDYLVHDESSVAAVAYYFNPNLKSFFVSGDAADHRRLNAKPRFDSQELLRQAAVRKTSNIRDISVGQDWLWSGLETRSMLLLHLLGPDARSPISAGKCFYKNVGQSKCRKEFESLQPDSKRVKDLMNLNLGYQPKNAA from the exons ATGTTTGTTTCGCGTCGCTATTTCTATCATCTCCTGAAAAGGATGGTCTATATTACAAAACGCCGTCGACTGTTCCTGGCAGCAGTGCTGACTGTCTCGTTGTGTGCAGTTCTGCACCTGAACCTGGCTACGCGCATTTATATCGGTGTAACAG CCTTTAGCTACATGGAGCCGTTGTTGCAACTGAAGACTCCTATGGCCGTCCACCACAACTCCAAGTATGACGGGCACACCGCTGACGTCACCGCCTGCGTCATCGAACCGTCTCTCTTATTGTGCGACGGAATCGGTTTTGGCGCCCTCGTTTTGCAGACAATCGACGATATCACAACCTGTCTG GCTCAAGGATTCACTCCTACTGTCATTTGGACGGACTGTGACTACTGCGGGCCGCCTGGACATGGCAAGAATTACTGGACATGGTACTTCGAAG CTGTAAACGAAGGCATAGAACAGCGCACGAAGACTCGTGTGTGCGTCATGCCTGGATTCTACAATTTAGTCAGCAAATCG CCATATTTGACTCGACGAGGAGCAGTTGGAGAATTGTATGATTTCCGGTTTGCCGACATGGAACACAAGGTGACAACATACATTCAGCCAATCACAGCAGAGACTCGTGCTCTTGTCAACCACGTCATATCCGGTTACGTCAAGCCTGCTGCCCGATTTCACAACACCGTGAATGCTTTCTATAAATCCTTCATGGCGGAAACTGTCAACATAG GTGTCCATGTGAGACTGGATGAAGGCCACATTGAAGAGATGGGCTATTTCGGGCAGAAGACACCAGGACTCGAGGATTTCGTACGAGTTGTACGTCAGCTCATCACAAATGCAACGCCAACGGCAAGAAATGCTGGAAAAGAGCTCCGCATATTTTTGGCTTGTGATTTGGACGAAGTTTTGGGGGTGTTCAAGGCCGAGTTCGGAGATGACAAAGTCTTGAACATCCAGGCTGCTAGGGGAGATGATTTCAAGCTTAAGCTCAAGGTAAAGGATAAAGATTCCGCGCGTTCGATAGGTGATGAGGTGTTCACTGATATCTTGCTGCTGTCTAAGTGCGACTATCTTGTCCATGACGAGTCGAGTGTGGCAGCCGTGGCGTACTACTTCAACCCGAACCTCAAATCTTTCTTTGTCAGCGGAGACGCCGCTGACCACAGGCGGCTGAACGCGAAACCTCGGTTTGATTCTCAGGAGCTCCTTCGTCAGGCCGCTGTTAGGAAGACGAGCAACATCCGGGACATTTCCGTTGGGCAGGACTGGCTTTGGTCCGGGTTGGAAACTAGGAGCATGCTACTGTTGCACCTTTTGGGACCAGACGCACGCAGTCCTATCAGTGCAGGCAAATGTTTTTACAAGAATGTGGGACAAAGCAAGTGTAGGAAAGAGTTTGAAAGTCTTCAGCCTGACAGTAAAAGAGTGAAAGATCTGATGAACTTGAACTTGGGATATCAACCAAAAAATGCTGCTTAA